One segment of Formicincola oecophyllae DNA contains the following:
- a CDS encoding DUF4410 domain-containing protein: MMKVAIKGERRPAGLDGRRAYAPAPRSAPLKAARLVALGLSLAMVAGCGGADVGKNGQTAITDPNPPAPIGVAISLSPTVVLPTPARADECCKKQLKQSRKYLDAVEALQQLQNVVQQDVVEDLISADANAWPAQSVPGVRFPVPLRLTITITSFNPGSEWQRSWLGWGAGAGELTAHVTLTDSRMFIPDQPLLAFDVKAGTGVMPGVIGFPVGAEVIQAGMQTFPDPNQPEMAQNAAVAIAKRVEAWFKANGWQNTQSKAPSKAATKTTADDPTTCAWPQTNPNVAPSLPWPSVDYRPNF, translated from the coding sequence ATGATGAAGGTAGCAATCAAGGGGGAAAGGCGCCCAGCCGGGCTAGATGGCCGCAGGGCTTATGCCCCCGCCCCCCGCAGTGCCCCTTTGAAGGCGGCGCGCTTGGTGGCGCTGGGCCTCTCCCTGGCCATGGTGGCGGGCTGCGGCGGTGCTGATGTTGGCAAGAACGGCCAAACCGCCATCACCGACCCCAACCCCCCAGCGCCCATCGGCGTTGCTATCAGCCTGTCGCCTACCGTGGTTCTGCCCACCCCTGCGCGTGCTGACGAATGCTGCAAAAAGCAGCTCAAGCAATCGCGCAAGTACCTTGATGCTGTTGAGGCCCTCCAGCAGCTGCAAAATGTGGTGCAGCAGGATGTGGTGGAGGATCTCATCAGTGCTGATGCCAACGCCTGGCCAGCGCAGTCCGTGCCGGGGGTGCGCTTCCCCGTGCCGCTGCGGCTTACCATCACCATCACTTCCTTCAACCCTGGCAGCGAATGGCAGCGCTCCTGGCTGGGGTGGGGCGCTGGCGCAGGCGAGCTAACGGCGCACGTCACCTTGACTGACAGTCGTATGTTTATCCCCGACCAGCCTTTGCTGGCCTTTGATGTGAAGGCGGGAACGGGCGTAATGCCAGGGGTGATTGGCTTCCCCGTGGGGGCAGAGGTTATCCAGGCGGGGATGCAGACCTTCCCAGACCCCAACCAGCCTGAAATGGCCCAGAACGCCGCTGTTGCCATCGCCAAGCGCGTGGAGGCCTGGTTCAAGGCCAATGGCTGGCAAAATACCCAAAGCAAAGCCCCCAGCAAAGCCGCAACTAAGACCACGGCTGATGACCCAACCACCTGCGCCTGGCCCCAGACCAACCCCAACGTGGCCCCCTCCCTGCCGTGGCCTTCGGTTGATTACAGGCCCAATTTCTAA
- a CDS encoding Fic/DOC family protein: MRRAAPNPPAMDTMRCHAAIDSALASMAIEGGQVAPEVEAMARRHAEGQMAWATLHRHVLEAHAATAPGTARPRAGECAQDLYSDLRTGVLKNRLGLQQAELLSAAEFNLAFIATIALKNTPPPKVVDIAFFRAIHKALFKNVYSWAGQIRTVSITKGGTVFAFPACIEGEGRKLFKAMAQENYLRGLNAEVFAARAGHYLGEINMLHPFREGNGRAQRMVFEKIAQGAGFELLWRHGAALRGEMIAASQEAADGDSSRMAELIRAHLHKAPTLARAD, from the coding sequence ATGAGGCGTGCAGCACCCAACCCGCCTGCGATGGATACAATGCGCTGCCATGCGGCCATCGACAGCGCCTTGGCCTCCATGGCCATAGAGGGCGGCCAGGTTGCGCCAGAGGTGGAGGCGATGGCCCGCCGCCACGCTGAGGGGCAGATGGCCTGGGCAACACTGCACCGCCATGTTCTGGAAGCCCACGCAGCCACCGCGCCTGGCACCGCCCGGCCCCGCGCTGGCGAATGCGCCCAAGACCTTTACAGCGACCTCCGCACAGGCGTTTTGAAAAACCGCCTGGGCCTTCAGCAGGCTGAACTTTTGAGCGCGGCGGAGTTCAACCTGGCCTTCATCGCCACAATTGCTTTGAAAAACACCCCGCCGCCCAAGGTTGTTGACATAGCGTTTTTCCGCGCCATTCACAAAGCTTTGTTCAAGAATGTCTATTCCTGGGCGGGCCAGATCAGGACAGTGTCCATCACCAAAGGTGGTACCGTGTTCGCTTTCCCTGCCTGCATTGAGGGGGAGGGGCGGAAACTGTTCAAGGCCATGGCCCAGGAGAATTATCTCCGCGGCCTGAACGCTGAGGTGTTTGCCGCGCGCGCTGGGCACTATCTGGGGGAAATTAACATGCTCCACCCTTTTCGGGAGGGCAACGGCCGCGCCCAGCGCATGGTGTTTGAGAAGATCGCCCAGGGGGCGGGGTTTGAACTGCTCTGGCGCCATGGCGCCGCTTTGCGGGGGGAGATGATTGCGGCCTCCCAAGAGGCGGCCGATGGCGATTCCAGCCGCATGGCTGAACTCATCAGGGCGCACCTGCACAAAGCGCCCACACTGGCCAGGGCTGATTGA
- a CDS encoding DUF2470 domain-containing protein → MALGFYTGLLIGGGLVSLYHHGDRLKRYLRRFTGLDIVLFVAATLTGIMTVLSTAENFGFTLPWPQPQQDISSQSASWAGAFATVLVAMAAQAWSEKNRKKEDKDIKIEECTEIIKSLESVKEIDGNFYISEPDFLELENSAI, encoded by the coding sequence ATGGCTTTAGGGTTCTATACAGGCCTGTTGATTGGCGGGGGGCTGGTCAGCCTCTATCACCATGGGGATAGGCTGAAGCGTTATTTGAGGCGATTCACCGGGCTGGATATCGTGCTCTTTGTGGCTGCCACGCTCACAGGCATCATGACCGTCCTCAGCACGGCTGAGAACTTCGGCTTCACCCTGCCCTGGCCTCAGCCCCAGCAAGACATCAGCAGCCAAAGCGCCAGCTGGGCGGGGGCCTTCGCCACCGTTCTGGTGGCCATGGCCGCTCAAGCATGGTCAGAAAAAAATAGAAAAAAAGAGGATAAAGACATTAAAATTGAGGAATGCACTGAAATAATCAAATCTTTGGAATCAGTAAAAGAAATCGATGGTAATTTCTACATCAGTGAACCTGACTTCTTGGAGCTAGAAAATAGTGCTATATAA